In a single window of the Maniola jurtina chromosome 4, ilManJurt1.1, whole genome shotgun sequence genome:
- the LOC123864812 gene encoding histone-lysine N-methyltransferase SETMAR — protein MTDRYSHDDGDIDVLYISENIPGPSEQTLEYEELIQNFNSQLTHSCKCNDKCLSDSCECLRMSGGRNYTLLVQQKTNSEVFIINKNDYLNLSSYPIVECNELCQCANSCGNRLVQNGPISTLYVKSSQNKLIGLGLFSNTLIPKGSFVCEYAGEVLTKNQALFRHYCNEKHNKMNYIFCLNEHVAGKTVQTYIDPSSFGNIGRYINHSCDPNCEIVPVRVSSPIPKLAVFSLIDIEPDTEITYAYGSDDINNPVSDQKPRKPCLCNTTKCKGFLPYFPC, from the coding sequence ATGACTGATAGGTACTCACATGATGATGGTGACATTGATGTTTTGTACATTAGTGAAAATATACCAGGTCCATCAGAACAAACCCTGGAATACGAGGAACTGATCCAAAACTTCAATTCTCAACTAACGCATAGTTGTAAATGCAACGATAAATGCTTGTCAGACAGTTGTGAGTGCCTTCGAATGTCTGGTGGTCGAAATTACACTTTACTTGTTCAGCAGAAAACTAATTCAGAGGTCTTTATAATCAACAAAAACGATTATTTAAACTTGAGCTCTTATCCAATTGTTGAATGCAATGAGTTGTGTCAGTGTGCAAATAGCTGTGGTAATAGACTAGTTCAAAATGGGCCTATATCAACTCTCTATGTAAAATcatcacaaaataaattgattggGCTAGGTTTATTTTCAAACACTTTGATTCCGAAAGGATCATTTGTATGTGAATATGCTGGAGAAGTTTTAACTAAAAATCAAGCTCTGTTTCGTCATTACTGTAATGAAAAACACAACAAAATGAATTATATTTTCTGTTTGAATGAACATGTTGCAGGTAAAACTGTTCAAACGTATATTGACCCTAGTAGTTTTGGTAATATTGGCAGATACATAAACCACAGTTGTGATCCTAATTGTGAAATAGTGCCTGTAAGAGTTAGTTCTCCTATACCTAAACTTGCTGtgtttagtttaatcgatattGAACCTGATACTGAAATAACTTATGCTTATGGTTCTGATGACATTAATAATCCAGTTTCTGATCAAAAACCAAGAAAGCCTTGTTTATGTAACACCACTAAGTGCAAAGGTTTTTTGCCTTATTTTCCTTGTTAA